A stretch of Streptococcus chenjunshii DNA encodes these proteins:
- a CDS encoding thiamine diphosphokinase: MIKVALFAGGDFPRSINDDFDYQVGADRACLTLLEKGLPLDLAVGDFDSVTADELARIRQSAGELILAEYEKNDTDTELALKEIFARFPQAHVTLFGAFGGRLDHMLANLFLPTDPDLAPFMRQICLRDACNTVHFLPSGRHRIVQDEGMAYISLMADSNADLTIRGAKYELTPNRFFKKKIYTSNEFAGKPITVQCDSGYLLVIQSKDRS, encoded by the coding sequence ATGATTAAAGTTGCTTTATTTGCCGGCGGAGACTTTCCCCGTTCTATCAATGATGATTTCGATTACCAAGTCGGTGCAGACAGAGCTTGTCTGACGCTTCTTGAAAAAGGCCTGCCTCTTGATTTGGCGGTCGGCGATTTTGATTCTGTCACCGCAGATGAACTTGCCCGGATTCGGCAGTCCGCTGGGGAACTTATCCTAGCTGAATATGAGAAAAATGACACGGATACAGAACTGGCTTTAAAAGAGATTTTCGCCAGATTCCCACAAGCTCATGTTACTCTTTTCGGTGCTTTCGGCGGCCGGCTTGATCATATGCTGGCTAACCTTTTCCTGCCTACTGATCCGGACTTGGCCCCTTTTATGAGACAGATTTGTCTGCGTGATGCCTGCAATACTGTACATTTTTTGCCCAGCGGCCGGCATCGTATCGTACAGGATGAAGGAATGGCCTATATTTCTTTGATGGCAGACAGTAATGCTGATTTAACCATACGGGGTGCTAAATATGAGCTGACCCCTAACCGCTTTTTTAAGAAAAAAATTTATACCAGCAATGAATTTGCAGGAAAGCCTATTACCGTTCAGTGTGATTCAGGCTATCTTCTTGTGATTCAAAGCAAAGACAGGAGTTGA